Proteins encoded within one genomic window of candidate division WOR-3 bacterium:
- a CDS encoding segregation/condensation protein A, with translation MKIDIGIYYGPIDLLVYLVRKKEVDIFDIPIAQVAEEYLDYIRRIERKDLEDAADFLLMAAILIRLKVRSLLPRTPEDEEEAKPITLMQIIEEYKKYKEIAKYFGEMEIQTSKQFPRFAKVEPTTVLEEGNLMSLILAFRSFQPTAKEEVLIKRQLIPIEKVIEDLKNILEEKKEINFLRFLQEKNNVSIAVSYFFGMLQLVKEGLASVEQKEAFGEIFLYKRESASEINSEHLNVG, from the coding sequence GTGAAGATCGATATTGGCATCTATTATGGTCCGATTGACCTGCTTGTTTATCTGGTACGCAAAAAAGAGGTAGATATTTTTGATATCCCCATCGCCCAAGTTGCTGAGGAATATCTGGATTATATCCGGAGGATTGAACGCAAAGATTTGGAAGATGCAGCAGATTTTCTCTTGATGGCTGCCATTTTAATCCGACTTAAAGTTCGTTCGCTACTACCACGCACTCCTGAAGACGAAGAAGAAGCTAAACCCATCACCTTGATGCAGATAATTGAAGAATATAAAAAATACAAAGAAATTGCAAAGTATTTTGGAGAAATGGAAATTCAGACCAGTAAACAATTTCCCCGGTTTGCAAAAGTAGAACCCACAACGGTACTTGAAGAGGGTAATCTGATGAGCTTGATTCTGGCATTTCGCAGTTTCCAGCCGACGGCAAAGGAAGAGGTATTGATAAAAAGGCAGTTGATTCCTATTGAAAAGGTGATTGAGGATTTGAAAAATATCCTTGAGGAAAAAAAGGAAATCAACTTTTTGAGGTTCCTACAAGAGAAAAATAATGTATCCATTGCAGTATCTTATTTCTTCGGCATGCTTCAGTTAGTAAAGGAAGGTTTGGCATCAGTTGAGCAGAAAGAGGCATTCGGCGAGATATTTTTATACAAAAGGGAATCTGCATCAGAGATCAATAGTGAACATTTAAATGTGGGCTGA
- a CDS encoding MFS transporter: protein MEENLALGKKISIIEGVFAQFHITLTGGMFLTSFALFLKANPFQIGILTAIPSLLAGVGFFAAYLANIWGKRKMPCLLTALIGRGLFIFFVITLLFGIQISIKFFFVIIFLFNLLLNFSGNLWLSWMSDLIPRDERGRYFGIRTTIISGVGMAVNYIGGRILDHLAPVQAFIIIFSIAVFFAILAGITLSFQPEPKFEKKTINFRDVFLKPLKDQNFLALLKFVSFWYLFAGIAAPFWVVHMIKNLKMAYSTIAVYGIIAGVAGLFFQIFWGKLIDRVRSKPVLTINFAGITCLPLIWLFARSDFILPIWIDAFFSGLFWCGINLSLFNILLSLTEEKELKEGYFAVFSTITGICGFLSSLLGGFLAQTLENFKWEFFGQTFVNFHILFLGTSFFRFLSFFLLKKVREKEAYPVFSTLQLIGDYAVRRLNENKDLILNILRFTR from the coding sequence ATGGAAGAGAATTTAGCCTTAGGTAAAAAGATTTCCATCATCGAAGGGGTATTTGCTCAATTTCATATCACACTCACCGGAGGGATGTTTCTTACTTCCTTTGCTCTATTTTTGAAAGCCAACCCATTTCAAATAGGTATACTTACAGCGATCCCTTCACTTCTCGCCGGAGTCGGTTTTTTTGCCGCCTACCTCGCTAATATTTGGGGGAAAAGAAAAATGCCTTGTCTCCTCACCGCACTCATTGGTCGGGGGCTTTTTATATTTTTTGTTATCACATTGCTCTTTGGGATCCAGATCAGCATAAAATTCTTTTTTGTCATTATCTTCTTATTCAATCTGCTTTTGAACTTTTCCGGGAACCTCTGGCTTTCCTGGATGAGCGATTTAATCCCGCGTGATGAACGCGGGCGCTATTTTGGTATCCGGACTACCATCATAAGTGGGGTGGGGATGGCGGTGAATTATATAGGGGGAAGAATTCTTGACCATCTGGCACCTGTCCAAGCCTTTATCATTATTTTTTCCATTGCGGTTTTTTTCGCCATCCTTGCGGGCATCACCCTTTCCTTTCAACCCGAACCGAAGTTTGAAAAAAAGACTATCAATTTTCGTGATGTATTTCTTAAACCCCTAAAGGATCAAAATTTTCTTGCCCTTCTCAAGTTTGTATCATTCTGGTACCTTTTTGCCGGCATTGCTGCACCGTTCTGGGTTGTTCACATGATTAAGAATTTAAAGATGGCTTATTCTACAATTGCGGTTTACGGGATAATCGCCGGTGTCGCCGGTTTATTTTTTCAAATATTCTGGGGGAAATTAATTGATCGCGTGCGGTCCAAACCGGTTTTGACAATAAATTTCGCCGGCATCACCTGTCTCCCGCTGATCTGGCTCTTTGCCCGATCTGATTTCATACTTCCGATATGGATTGATGCTTTTTTCAGCGGATTATTTTGGTGTGGAATAAATCTGAGTCTTTTCAATATACTTTTGAGTTTGACTGAAGAAAAAGAATTAAAAGAGGGTTATTTTGCGGTATTTTCCACAATCACCGGTATCTGCGGTTTTCTTTCTTCTTTGCTGGGAGGTTTTCTTGCTCAAACTTTAGAAAACTTCAAATGGGAATTTTTCGGGCAGACCTTTGTCAATTTTCATATTTTGTTTTTGGGCACCTCGTTCTTTAGATTTTTGAGTTTTTTCTTATTGAAAAAAGTGCGGGAAAAAGAGGCTTATCCCGTCTTTTCCACCCTCCAACTTATCGGCGATTATGCAGTGCGCCGACTTAACGAGAATAAAGACCTTATCCTCAATATTTTACGGTTCACCAGGTAA